The Clarias gariepinus isolate MV-2021 ecotype Netherlands chromosome 3, CGAR_prim_01v2, whole genome shotgun sequence DNA window ACAAGGGAACCCAAAACGTACTGTAGGTGGTTATAATGGTTACAGTGTGACTTTGTAGGAAGGTTTTAGCGTATGTGAACGTCCCAGGTAAATCATTTGCACTTGGAGGTTGTCCACAGCTCACACAACAGCAGTTACTTACATAAACTTTTTCAACATTAAAATGGATAAAAACTTGTCAACAGGTATTTAACATCATTCAGAAGGAGAAGAGGAGACAGATGTACAGTTTATCACTCATTGCATCTGGGAATTTTACCAGTCGTGCTGTTTCAGAGGTCCTGGGCTCATGCATCAATAACAAATGTTTACAACAAAGGTGaaactaaatgtttaaaaaacattttcaaacatttAATTTGTTGTGAATTGTATTTGGTAAtaagcattttaataataataatcaaatcttTGCAAAAATAGTCTTCGATACTCCGCTGATGCAGACAGTGTGGATGAACTGGAGCGTCTCTGTAAGGAAAGAGCGTTGAAGGTTTACGGGCTTGAAACGGAAAAATGGGGCGTTAACGTTCAGCCTTATTCTGGTGAGTTTGTACggtaatatttaatgttttgaaaaaagttcaaaacgttaaatattacttttactaaagtttactttaaaaacaCTATGGTTCCTCATATATTTCTTGTTCTTTTCAGGGTCATCTGCCAACTTTGCTGTGTACATGTCAGTAGTAGAGCCTCATGGGAGGATCATGGGTCTGGATCCAAGTGATGGTGGCCATCGGAGCCATGGTTTCATAATGGACACAGAGATATTCTCTGCCACGTCTCTTTTCTTTAAATCAGTGTCATACAAGGTGTAGTTAATTGGGTGTACATTTGCAATCATCATGATGGCCAAAAGTCTATAGCCACCTGACCGTCAAAGCTACAGTGTATGGGGTTCCTCCACAAGCTGTTTAAAACACACTTGCATATGATGTCTTTGTTTCCTGTAGCTTAACAAAATCTCCCTTAATTAAAACTCAGTAGCCCAAACCAGTTCTAGCATGACTGTGCCACTGTGCACAAAGCGAGCTCCATGGAGACATGGAGTTGGAGTGGACCCGCAAAGATTCCTGACCTTAGACTACTTTGAGATAAACTAAAATGCTTATTATGTCCCAGGACTCCTCATTAATGGTCTTGTACCTGTACAAACACTAATTTCTACAGCAATGTTGAAAATGTAGTAGAAAGCCTTCTCAGAAGAGTAACAAAGAAGGAGACCTTCATCTAGAATAGGATGTTCAATCAACAGGCTTATAGGGGTGTGACTGGTCAGGTGTCAACATATATTTGGCTATATAgtctaaaaaaaatgcatatacttttatataatatagCTCTTGAATATTTCTAGGTCATCCAAGAGACTGGTTACATCGATTATGACCAGCTAGAGGAAAGTGCTCGTGTATTCAAGCCAAAACTAATCGTCGCAGGTGAGTGTTAATGCTGAAATATGCTGTCAGAAGTGATCTTTCAGAAGATATCTGACATACAGTTCTGCTTTCTAGGCCACATGCTGAACTCATTGTTTTTGTCCTCTTTAAGAAATAGAATTATTATCCTTTTTTCCATGTCTTATTCTCACAGGTACCAGCTCCTACTCACGTAACCTGGATTACCGTCGTCTGCGTGACATTGCAAATGAAAATGGCGCGTACCTGCTGGGTGACATGGCACACATCAGTGGACTTGTTGCAGCAGAAGTGGTTCCGTCCCCCTTCGATTACTGTGATATTGTTTCGACCTCCACCTATAAGACCCTGAGAGGCTGCAGAGGCGGAGCCATATTTTACAGGAAAGGTTGGAACTTTGTGACTAAGAAAAAAGTCAGATGCTTCATTTACCTTTGATATCAGCTAACGGCTCTACTTATTAGGTGTGCGCAGTGTGGATGCGAAAACAGGAAAGGAAACTCTTTACAACCTGGAAAGATCGATCTGTGAAGCCGTGTTCCCCAGGCTGCAGGGAGGACGTCACAACCATTCTGTTGCAGGTGACTAGTTATGATAATACTTTATCAAAAAGGTTATGCAACAGAAATACTGTTTATTTGTAGGAAATATTTCTGTTTGCTCATCCACTTACTAAAATACAGAAACTAATGGCATATGGTATTTTCTGCACAGGACTGGCTGTAGCACTGAAGCAGGCCCTGACTCCAGAGTTCAAGGCTTATCAAGTACAAGTGCTGGAAAACTGCAGAACTTTAGCATCTTCTTTAATAGAAAAGGGCTACAAAATTGTCACAGGTGTGTTTCATGTTTATcattacctactgtacatgacagaaacataattttattatttcttatagacATTGTTATAATTGATTGTTGCATTTGGTCCTCTCTGGCCATCCTGCATCAAAATGTTAGGAAAATGTTACTGCTTATGCCTGAGCTAcactacagtatttatatataatgtaagaGATCATggcaaattaaaaacaaacagtgctCAGAAGATGTGTTTAGTTGTTTTTGGCTTAAACACCATAAGCAGAATCACAATTATACAGTTCCTGAAAAAATGAGATGTTAACAACGCTGCCTGAAATGCAAGAATTTCAAActctaaaatagaaaaaaaagacctgattgcaaagtttttttaaattttacataacAGGCGTGGGAATAACCTGGGGGGAATACTGCCCCCTATTGTCATTAGATGATGTAGTTTCATCTGCTAAGACGGTTCTAACTTAATATTTGTTACACCCTTGACTTTATTGTTTCATTGGCCTTAATATTAATTACTATACATGTGAACTGCAACAGTGCGCGTCTGCAGGAGAAAGCATTAGGTCACAGATTTCTGctgataagaataataataaggagGCGGCTGCACagtggctaagtggttagcatgttgccttgcacctccaagatcatgttcaattcccacctcagggccTGTGGACATGGAGTTTACATATACTTTCCGTTGATTgcctgatgggtttcctccgtgtacttcggtttgctcccacagtccaaagacatgcagattagataaactgccattcccaaattgcccggagTGTGACAATCGAGCGTCAAGCTGGCAACGCgaccccttaagtaactgctacagaaacaacagatactgtatgtctcCAGGGTGGGGTTTACCCATTGCCTGATATGCCGGATGACACATGGATGGaccaaaataccaaagaataatAAGAAACTGAAATAGTTTCCACTTGACTGTtgaatataatgataataagaGGGAGAATGTGTCAGGAagaccataaaaaaaatctaaccctTGTATAACTGCtaacaaaataaacatgtttatgcAGCTTCCCAAACGGTCAGTACAGGTCATGTTGAAAAAGCTaagaattactgaaataaataaaataaaaagtggaaTCTTTCTGACTTAATCATAGAATGGTTTTCAGTGTTAGACAGTACTGTAAGTTTGAATTATTTCCTAAATTGCTGATATTCTGAGATATCAGATGTTATGCATGTTTTCCtctaacaaattattttatttatttatattaatcatACAGGTGGTACAGATACTCATCTTTTCTTGCTCGACCTTCGTCCGAATGGCATCCAT harbors:
- the LOC128519426 gene encoding serine hydroxymethyltransferase, cytosolic-like, which codes for MIQNMSTFITKRITGVLSYLKGYAQERSLHHAIKSIENANVYCFDKSTLKSHDHMMQEPLITNDPEVFNIIQKEKRRQMYSLSLIASGNFTSRAVSEVLGSCINNKCLQQSLRYSADADSVDELERLCKERALKVYGLETEKWGVNVQPYSGSSANFAVYMSVVEPHGRIMGLDPSDGGHRSHGFIMDTEIFSATSLFFKSVSYKVIQETGYIDYDQLEESARVFKPKLIVAGTSSYSRNLDYRRLRDIANENGAYLLGDMAHISGLVAAEVVPSPFDYCDIVSTSTYKTLRGCRGGAIFYRKGVRSVDAKTGKETLYNLERSICEAVFPRLQGGRHNHSVAGLAVALKQALTPEFKAYQVQVLENCRTLASSLIEKGYKIVTGGTDTHLFLLDLRPNGIHAGWVEKVLQDCAIDCDTMACPGDSPLHPSGLRLGSPALTSRGLVEEDFCKVAELLHRGIQLAVEIQTSINSKCTFKEFKEILSQDKNYQKRIKEIQDEVEAFAGTFPLPGLPGL